The nucleotide window TCGATTTCCGCCTTGGCCTTGGCCAACGTCGCCTTGCGCTCCTCGCGCCGCTGGATCTCTGCGGGGATCGTCAACCCGTCTTGCAGCGGGATCGCGTCCGCAGCGTCGGCTTTGCGCAACAGTTCAGCGATTTCCAGATCAAGGACTTCCATCGTCTTAACCGCATGGGCATAACTCACCGCCGAGTGCTTGCTGGCGTTGGCAAGTATTTTGGTGCCATCGACGGCCACCGTGACGTTGCCGATCTTTAACACTCCGCACGCCGCAGACATCTGAAGTAATTGAGCAAAAGCTTTTTGCACCAATTTCCGGTTCTCCCGGCGGAACGTGCAAATCGTATCGTGGTCGGGGTGCGTGTCGGCACAGAGCAGGCGCACTGCCACGTTTTCATAGGTCGTGCGCTCAATTTGGCGGCTGGAAAAAACTCCCGTCGCGTAACTGTAAGTCAGTAAACTCAGGAGCATCGACGGCGGGTATTGCGCACTGCCGCTCCCACGCTGATTTACGGACACCGAACTGACGTCGATCAAGTCAACCGCATCGATGACAAAATGCACCAAGTGATCCGGCTTCACCCAATCCCGCAGGTCGGGCGGCAGCAGTAACGGAGTGCGCCGATCAATTATAACGAACTTGGTTGCCATGGAACTACTTAGTTACGCTTTTAATTGGTAGTCAATATAATACAAATATTTAATGCGTTTATTTTTCCAAGTCCGACAGGCTCCTAGATCCCGCAGTTGAAGTTCAGGATGCGGGTTTGGGGAGCCAGTCGTCGGGGTTGAGAGGGTTAAGCCAACAGAGATAACGCTCGAATGTTTGCTGTGGGTTCAACTGCGGCGCAATTGAGCCAATTGCCAACGTTCGAGCCTTTGATAGGAAAGACTTATCGCAGCCCACCATTTTTCGCCGACACTCAGTTTGAGGGTTTTCTGTCGGCCGCTTTCAACGAGTTTAGCAGGCATGACCAGTAGGTCGTCACGGCTGGTGATCGCCTCGCGGTGACAGCCTTCTTCCTTGAGCACCCGCACAAACAAGCTCCACAGGTTGTAGGTGAGAAGCAGCAGGCGGGCGGCCGTTTCGCTGACCACGCCTTTGCCGCTGCAAAAGCCGCTGAAGCCCCACTGGTTTTTGAGTTCATCAAAGACGTTCTCCGCGTCGCCGCGTTTGCGATACGTGAGTACGATCTGTGGGGGCGTGGCTTGCTGCACATCCAGATTGGTCACATAGGCGCAAAATTCCTCTTGGTCCAAGCCCCAGAACACATCCTGCGGCGTTGGGTTGGCGGGCTTGAGTATGCGGGTAACGATGACCCGCCGCTCACAGCTCCAGCCGTCGAGCTTTACGCGGATCTCGGCGTATTGCTCCATGCCAATGCTAGGCTGTCCGTCCCACTCCGGCCACGGCACGTTGGCGATGGCTCGGCGCACGTTGGCTGTTAGCTTCAGCTTGAACAGATAGCGCGGGCGGGCGACCCCAGGCATCTCGTGCCAGGCCATTATTTTTTCCTGCGCAAAGCCAATGTCGCCCCGGTTGAGTTGCAGGCGGCCAGGCACATCGGGATGCGACCAGACTCGTTCCATCGCCTCGATCCAGTGGCCCGCGCTGACCTCGTTTCCGGGCCGCCACTCCATGTAAAGGGCAAGGCGTGTGCCCGCGACCACACACAGCAAGGGATGATGACTGCCCCGCCCCGGTTTGTGCGGATTATAGCCGCGTGCGACGTCCTCTTGCTTTCCGTAGCGGGTGTTCACGGTCGAATCCCAATCGCCGACGAACGCTGTGGGCAGGGCTGCGTAAAGATCACCTTCACTCCACGCAAGCCACGTGCGGGCCTGTTCACGAGGCACCTTTTCCATCATCCGATAAAGCGCATCTTCACCGCACAGGCGGCCCTTTTTCATACCCAAGATCACCGCCAAGGCTTGATCGTCTTGCACGCGTCGGGCGTGGGCGAAGCGTCGACCGCCCATGAGGCAATTGAACATGAATGCCTGCACCACATCGCCCACCGGCGTCGCGTTCGGGCTGCTGCGCTCAAGCGGGAATCGTCGCGCCAAATCGGCGACCACTCCGAGCTGCTCAAGGTAGTGACTCCATGCCGCCGCACCACCATAGGGCGTGAATCGGTCGGTCGAGTCCGTCACCGCCACCGCGCCTCCCGCACACTCAAACCGGAACCGATCCTCCCTTTCACCCTGCGGGTGAAGGCCAATTACTGCCGTTAGGTTGCTCATAGATCCCTCTTATAAGCAACTTACGTTCCCACCTACTCATGCGAACTGCGGCTTATAGGATTATACGGGTAACGCCGATCTGAATCCATTGAGCATCGGAGATCTCGTTACAGTTACGTGCATGGATGGATTTTTCCGCTAGGCCGGCCAACGGAGCGAAGAACGATTCACTCGGGATTAGTGATGATAAAGATGTTGCCATTATGGGGCCCCAAGACCCCCTAAACAGCAATATCAAGCATTTATAAAATCTTTTTTGCCGGGCATCCCGACTCAATATAAGCCTTCAGCGCCGTTCGGCGTAACCGCATCCCACACCCATTTTTCCAGCCTCCAAGATCACCCTGTATTGCCCGCGCGGGGCATCTGCCTACGTCAAATCACCCCAAAAACTGAACACCGTTGTGCGAATCAATGGAGTGCCGCCCAGCGCTGGGGGCAAATCGTAGCGAGGATTTTACAGGAAAACTTCCCCGTACTCGGCCCTGAACCGCCTTTGGCCACCGCCCCAAGCTGATCGCGCTTCCGTTCAGCCTGCCGCAACACCATTATACCGACTGGCAACGCCCGCCGGCCGTACTTTCTATTGCCGGATTTAGGTTCAACGCAACCCGCGCACTCTCGCGCGGCCCTTGTCCATACTCCTGCACGTAGATTTTATAGAACTGCGCGTAGCTCCCAAAACCCGCCTCATACGCCAGCTCCGTCAGCGTCCGCGTGCCCCCCGCCGCACGCCGCAACTCCAAAAACCGCCCCAACCGCGTCGAGTTACGATAACGGCTCAGCGGCACACCCACTTGCCGCGCAAACACCCGGCTCAGATACGCCTCGCTCACCCGGCAGCGTTTCGCGAGCCCCGCTAGATCATCCTCCCACGTGCCGTCGCCCAGCAGCTCCAGCGCATGCCGCACCGCCGGATGCAGCTCCACCGCGCCGTCCGTCGCCAACCCGCCGCGCTGACACCGCCAGCAGAGCAACAATAGGTGCCGCAGCGCCGCGTTGAGCGCGTCCGGATCACCGTGCTCAAACGAAAAATCCGACCCTACCCCGAAGCCCGCCTCGCGGTTGAGTACATCGCCATCCAGTCCGTCCACCACGGTCACCTCCATCGTCTTCCGGATTAAATCAAAAGTCGCCGGCTCCAGCACCGTGTTCAAAACCCCGTCCACTTCCGTCTGTTTACGCTTCAGCCCTTCATAACCCGCCCCGCGCGCCGCCTCCGCGATCAAGGCCGGCTTGAACACCGCGACGTAATTCTGCGCGTCGTCCGAGCGGTTCACCAACTGGTGTTCCTGCGCAGGATACATCCACAATAGCGACCGATTCCCAAACGTGAACCGCCGCCCGCCGACCACATAGGTTATCGTCCCGCGCACCACCACGTTCAGCTCCAGCTCCACATGATGATGCGGCTTCAGCACAGGCGGATTCCGCGCCGATTCCGCCAAAAAAAGAAATCCATCATAACGCGGACCCAATTTCAAATCCTCCAACATATCGGACAAATAATGATAACTTTAGGCCGCGTAGCAAGAAGACACCCCGCCCAAGACCTAGTATAAATGATAACTCTCATTGCCTCTGCTTATGTCTTCACCCCGCTTTTTCGGTTCATTACCCACCGGTGAATCGGTCCATGCCTATACCTTGACCAACCCCTCCGGCGCGACCGTAACCATCCTCACACTCGGCGGTATCGTCACCTCCCTCCGCTTGCCCGACCGCCACGGAGCCTTCGCCGACGTCGTTCTAGGTTTCGACAACATCGCCGCCTACGTCACCAACCTTCCCTACTTCGGCGCCATCGCCGGCCGCGTCGCCGGCCGCATCACCGCCGGACGTTTCACCCTAGACGGCGTCACCTACCCCCTTGCGATTAACAACGGCCGCAACCACCTTCACGGCGGCGTGCGCGGTTTCGATAAACACGTCTGGTCCGCCACGCCCGTTACTCGTCCTGACGGCGCCGATTCCCTCCTCCTCTCCCGCCTCAGCCCTGACGACGAAGAAGGCTACCCGGGCAACGTCTCGGTCTCCGTCACCTACACGCTCACCGCCGACAACGCCCTCGTCATCGACTCCGAGGCCTCCACTGATCGCGCCACTCCCTTAAGCCTCACCCACCACAGCTACTTTAATCTGTCCGGCCACGACGCCGGCTCCGTCGCCGATCACACCCTGCAAATTAACGCCGACGCCTTCGCGCCCGCCGACGCCACCATGACCCTTCTCGGCCTCCGCGAACCCGTCACCCCCGCCAACGATTTCCGCCAACCCCGCCGACTCGGCGACGCCATCCCTCACCTCCACCAGCGCCACGGCGACCTCTACTTCCTCCCCGCCGCTTCCGGTTTGCGCGAAGTCGCCCGCCTCAGCGATCCCGCCAGCGGCCGCGTCATCACCGTCCGCACCACCGAGTCCTGCCTGCAACTCTACGTCGGCACCGCACTCAGCAACCCGCACACCGGCCTCTGTCTCGAATGCGAAGGCTACCCCGACGGACCCAACACCCCCGCCCTCGGCGACATCATCCTGCGCCCCGGCCACCCCCAGCGCCACACCACCCGCTACGCCTTCACCACCGCCCCTTAAACTTAATCTTACCCCTTAAACTTTTAGAATCATGTCCGACCACGCCGTCCTCCCCGTTCCCACCAAGCTCGACTACTCCCTCACCGGCGAAAGCGCCACCCGCGCCATCGAGCGCGGCCTCGCCGAGGCCGAGTGGTATCAATGCCCCATCCCCCGCGAAACCATGCGCAAGCTCCTCGAGCGCCGCGACGGCCCCGCCCTGCGCGACACGCTCCTCTGGTTCGTCCTCATCCTTGGCTCCGCCTACGCCACCTACGCGCTCTGGGGCAGCTGGTGGGCCGCCCTGCCCTACGCGTTCTACGCTGTCCTCTACGCCTCGACCTCCGACTCCCGCTGGCACGAGGCCGGTCACGGCACCGCTTTCAAAACCGATTGGATGAACAACGTCCTCTACGAGATCGCCTCCTTCATGGTCATGCGCGAGTCCACCGTCTGGCGCTGGTCCCACACCCGCCACCACTCCGACACCATCATCGTCGGCCGCGACCCCGAGATCGCCGTCCCCCGCCCGCCCGACCTCAAAGCACTCCTCCTCGGCTTCTTCAACGTCAACGTCTATCCCTGCTACTTCAAAAAAATCTTCCGCCATGCCTCCGGCCGCATGTCCGCCGACGAGAAGACCTACATCCCCGAAACCGAGTTCTCCAAAATTTACCTCAAAGCCCGAGTCTCCGTCGCCATCTACGCCACCGCCATCGCCACCGCCATCGTCACCCGCAGCATTCTCCCGCTGCTATTCGTCGGCCTCGCCAACATCTTCGGCTCCTGGCTCATGGTCGTTTACGGCCTCACCCAGCACACCGGCCTCGCCGAAAACGTTCTCGACCACCGCCTCAACTGCAGGACGGTCTATATGAATTTCATCCACCGGTATCTGTATTGGAATATGAACTACCACGTGGAGCACCATATGTTCCCTCTGGTGCCCTACCACAACCTGCCCCAGCTCCACGCCGCCGTGAAGGACGACTGCCCGACGCCCTACCCGAGCCTCTTCTCCGCCTGGCGCGAGATCATCCCCTCCGTCCTCCGCCAGGTCAAAGACCCCGCCTACCACGTCAAACGCGTCCTCCCCGCGCCGAAGTCCCGCGCCGCCTCTAACTCCCCGCTACCCGCCCCTCGCTCCCCGCTACCCGACGCCCAGGGCTGGATCGAAGTCTGCGCCGCCGCCGACCTCGGCCCTTCCGACGTCATCCGCTTCGATCACGGCAAAAAAACCTACGCACTCTACCGCGACGACGAACGCAAGCTCTACGCGACCGACGGCATCTGCACCCACGGCAACACCCACCTCGCCGACGGACTCGTGAAGGGCAAAATCGTCGAGTGCCCCAAGCACAACGGTCGCTTCAACCTCGCCGACGGCTCTCCCGCGCGAGCCCCCGTCTGCCGCGGTCTCGCCACCTATCCCCTAGAGGAACGCTCCGGCCGCCTCTGGCTCAACGTCGCCCACTCGGGCGGCTCCGGCGCCCGCTCCGAAAAAACCTACCACCTCCGCGTCGTCTCCAACCGCAACGTCGCCACCTTCATCAAAGAACTCGTGCTCGAGCCCATCGACACCTCTGAAAAAATTGCCTTCACCCCCGGCGACTACCTCCAACTCGACATTCCCGCCTACGCCGAAATCCGTTTCGCCGACTTCGACATCCCCGAGCCTTACGCCTCGGTCTGGCGCACCCAGCACGTCTTCGACCTAGTCGCCAAAAACCCCGAGGCCGTCCGCCGCAACAACTACTCCCTCGCCTCCAACCAAGCCTCCGAGCGCGTCCTTCGCTTCAACGTCCGCATCGCCACCCCGCCCCCCGGCCAGGCCTGCCCTCCCGGCGTCGGCTCCGCCTACGTGTTTAGCCTCAAATCCGGCGACACCGTCACCGCCATCGGCCCGTTCGGCGACTTCCACCCCAAACCCACCCAACGCGAGATGGTCTACATCGGCGGCGGCGCCGGCATGGCCCCGCTTCGCGCTCACCTCTCGCAACTCTTCGAGACCGAGCACACCGCCCGCCGCGTTTCCTTCTGGTATGGAGCCCGTTCCAAACAGGAAATTTTCTATGAAGACTACTTCCAAACCATCGCCGCCGCACACCCGAACTTCGCCTTTCACCTTGCCCTCAGTTCTCCGCTTCCCGAAGACGCCTGGACCGGCCACACTGGCTTCATCCACGACGTCGTACTGGAAAAATACTTACGCGCCCACGCCAACCCAAAGGCAGTCGAATACTATCTCTGCGGCCCGCCCATGATGATCAAAGCATGCGTCAAAGTCCTCACCGACCTCGGCGTCCCCGCCCACCAAATCGCCTACGACGAGTTCTAATCAGACCCCAGAGTTCTACCACGAAACACACCAAACACACGAAAACCGATCAACTGAAACCAAGGCCATGCGCATCCCCTGCCACACCTCCTACTTTCGTGTATTTCGTGGTTAACCCACCCATGTATCTCAACGACCGCACCACCGACGCGCCCAAGCTCCGTGTTTACCTCAACCTCGACAACCTGTTCGACCTTCGAGCCGACTCGATTTTTCCGCCAGCGCTGGTCGCAGACACCACCGCGCGCGACGCCCGTCTCGCCGCCGACGGTTTCGAGGGCGTGCAACTCACCACGCCCGCCGGCACTCCCGCCGACACCACGCTGCCCTTCTGCGGTCTCGCCCGCATCAACACCCCCGCCGAGGCCGATCCCATCGCGCAAAAACACGCAGAGCGCGGTGACCAGTGTCTCACCGTCCACATCGCCTGGGGCATCGAAAACGACGACGAGGTCGCCCGCCTTGTCGAGGCCACCCTCGCCGCCTCCGCCCGCCACCACCTCCCCATCTTCATCGAAACCCACCGCGCCACCATCACCCAGGACATGTGGCGCACTGTGGAGCTCACCAAACGTTTCCCCGAAATCCGCTTCAACATCGACCTCTCCCATTACTACTGCGGCCAAGAGATGGTCTACGGAGATTTCGACCACAAGCTCGCATTCATCCAACCCATTCTGGACCGCACCGGTTTTATGCATGGCCGCATCGCCGCTCCCGGTTGGATACAGGCTCCCATCGAGAACCTGCACGACAAACCCCGTCTCGCCCACGGTGCCGACTACCTCGCCGATTTCCGCCAAATGTGGACGCGCTCCATGGCCGGTTTCCGTCGTCACGCCGGCCCGGGCGACGTGCTCATTTTCGCCCCTGAGCTGCTCACCAGTCTCTACTACTACGCCCGCAAATTCTCTCCCGATCACCACAAGCCAACCGAAGAAACTGACCGCTACGCCCAAGCGCTGCTTTATCGCGATCTCGCCCGCGATTGTTTCGCCGCCGCCGGCTGAGGACTTCGATTGCGCCGACAAGCCTAAGGGCGACAAGCCGAAGGGGCCAAGCCGAAACATGTTAACATTTGGGCGTGACGCAGGGTCTTTTGTTTTAGCGGGGATGGGAGCAAGCAAGGGCGAGACAGCGAGCCGGATTTGAGTGGAGGGTTTCGAGGATGACAGGGGTGGAGGCCGAAGGAAAGTGGGAGGCAAACAGACGCAGGACGGCGCTACGAAGCAGAGCTAGGTTGGCTAAGGCATTGACATTGCGGGTGCGAGAGTGGTCCTCGCCAAAGAGGGCGTCGCGTCGCCAGTGGTTGCGATTTTCAACCCCGGCCCAGTGGCCGCGGATCAAGCCCAACCATTGGGCCGGGGTGTGCGCATCGGGCAGGCGGCTCGATAGGTAGTAGCGTGTGAGCGGCTTACCCTCACCGGTATGTTTGACCACGCGGTGGGACCGGACGATGACCAGCGTGCGCACGAAAGGGTGCCCGATCGTCTCGGGTTCGATGGCAAGGGCCTTCAACTCCCACTGGTTGATGCGTCCTTGGCCGGGTTCGGTGTGGGCAAAAAAAAAGGGGGCGCAAGCGGCCCCTCGCAGGCCTGGGCGTAGGCATGCATCTTGGGCTGGTTGCCTTTGAGCTGCAGGAGATAATCACCGCCGCGCTCGACGATCGCCCGGGCGGTGTCTTTTTGACAGTGCAGGGCATCGGCTGTGACCACTTTTTCGTCAAGGGCTGGGCCGTTGATTATCGCTTGGGTTGCGCTGGGTTGTTCGCTGCGAGAAGGGCCCTCTTTTTGGTCGATTACCACCACGGTAAACGGCGTGCCGTCTTCGTGGTCGGCCAGGGTGAGCAGTCCCACTTGATCACGGATCATCTTGCCGTCCATGGCCAGGGCTGCGGGTAAACTGCCGACTTGGGCGGCCAGCCAGCCGCTGAGTTTCTCGGCGAAGGCTGCCGGATCGAGCCGGGTGAGGACCTGATAAAAAACACTGTATCCAGGCACCGTCCAGAAGGCCTTCGTCCCGACCTTGCGCGGCAGGCACAACTCGCGGCGCTGGGCTTGGCTGAGGGTGGTGGCGAAGCGCGCGATCTCGGCGATTTCACGCCGTCCGGCCATCAGCGCCATCGCCACCAGTGTGAGCACCGGGGCGATGCGGTATCGGGTGTTGGCCCCACGCGGATCAGGCACCGTGCGCAAGAGCTCCAGCAGGCTGCCTCGCTGCACGGCGAGCAGCGGCATCGTGCCCGATGGGGCCGCCCGCAGCCCCGCCCGGTGCACCTCGGGTAAATCCGCCTCGCGCAAGCAGCGGCGAGCCCCGCTCATAAGTTCGCGCAGCCACAACTTTTTGGGACTGTCGTTGGCCACATAAAAGTCCGCTCGGTGCCGACTGTAACCCGCCGTGGTGCCCGCCGCCGTCCAGTTGCTCGCCTTGTAACAGGTTCCCTCGAAGGACTCTGGATTAGTAAAAGTTTCGGCGAGTAGCGGGGTGTAACCAAACTGGGTATGCCATTGGTCGGCGAGTTCGCGCAGCACCAACCCGAGCACCTGCGAAGCCAGGTTCGGTTCGCCTCCCTTGGGGGTGAGCAGGAGGAACCGGCGGTTTTGCACGATCAGGCTGAGGCACTCCACCCGCGTAGTCGCACTCCAGCCAATCCACTGGTCGCGGTCCTTGAGTGCATAACAGGCCGGCCCCCACACCAACAGCGCGACAGCTTGCCCGCCTCGTTCGACCACCTGCCGCAGGTAGTCGCCCACAGGCTGCCCAGGCCCAAGATAATGCCGATCTCGAAGCTGTTGGTCGAACCACTCATGCTCTTGGGTTGCGGCTACCCTGTGAGCGGCGGCGCGAACACCGTCTATTTCTGGCGGTTACAAAATCACCTGTCGTAAAAGCCGATGACCGGCCCCGCCAGGGGCCGGCTTTCGAGACTGGTCAGCTTGCGGGTTCGTCGGCCAGGCGGTCTTTCATGCGGTAGGATTTGCCCTCGATGACGACGGTCTGGGCCCGGTGCAGTAGGCGGTCCAGGATCGCCGCGGTGATGCCAGCGTCGTTGTTAAAGATCCC belongs to Opitutus sp. and includes:
- a CDS encoding transposase is translated as MATKFVIIDRRTPLLLPPDLRDWVKPDHLVHFVIDAVDLIDVSSVSVNQRGSGSAQYPPSMLLSLLTYSYATGVFSSRQIERTTYENVAVRLLCADTHPDHDTICTFRRENRKLVQKAFAQLLQMSAACGVLKIGNVTVAVDGTKILANASKHSAVSYAHAVKTMEVLDLEIAELLRKADAADAIPLQDGLTIPAEIQRREERKATLAKAKAEIEARAHLRFQAEQAEYEAKMAKRSASEADTGKKPRGPVPVQPDPTPGTKDQVNLTDEVSRIMKTGNGFQQCYNAQAGADTDSRLIVGARVCNAPNDKQQLEPNLAAIAQHIEVANVLIDSGFVSEAAVTKAESAPDATTTGVTVYAAMKREPHGRTIAQLEQHEDPPQPGPEASFAERMIHRTATATGRALYRACPKFPDF
- a CDS encoding transposase — encoded protein: MSNLTAVIGLHPQGEREDRFRFECAGGAVAVTDSTDRFTPYGGAAAWSHYLEQLGVVADLARRFPLERSSPNATPVGDVVQAFMFNCLMGGRRFAHARRVQDDQALAVILGMKKGRLCGEDALYRMMEKVPREQARTWLAWSEGDLYAALPTAFVGDWDSTVNTRYGKQEDVARGYNPHKPGRGSHHPLLCVVAGTRLALYMEWRPGNEVSAGHWIEAMERVWSHPDVPGRLQLNRGDIGFAQEKIMAWHEMPGVARPRYLFKLKLTANVRRAIANVPWPEWDGQPSIGMEQYAEIRVKLDGWSCERRVIVTRILKPANPTPQDVFWGLDQEEFCAYVTNLDVQQATPPQIVLTYRKRGDAENVFDELKNQWGFSGFCSGKGVVSETAARLLLLTYNLWSLFVRVLKEEGCHREAITSRDDLLVMPAKLVESGRQKTLKLSVGEKWWAAISLSYQRLERWQLAQLRRS
- a CDS encoding helix-turn-helix domain-containing protein, whose product is MELELNVVVRGTITYVVGGRRFTFGNRSLLWMYPAQEHQLVNRSDDAQNYVAVFKPALIAEAARGAGYEGLKRKQTEVDGVLNTVLEPATFDLIRKTMEVTVVDGLDGDVLNREAGFGVGSDFSFEHGDPDALNAALRHLLLLCWRCQRGGLATDGAVELHPAVRHALELLGDGTWEDDLAGLAKRCRVSEAYLSRVFARQVGVPLSRYRNSTRLGRFLELRRAAGGTRTLTELAYEAGFGSYAQFYKIYVQEYGQGPRESARVALNLNPAIESTAGGRCQSV
- a CDS encoding galactose mutarotase — its product is MSSPRFFGSLPTGESVHAYTLTNPSGATVTILTLGGIVTSLRLPDRHGAFADVVLGFDNIAAYVTNLPYFGAIAGRVAGRITAGRFTLDGVTYPLAINNGRNHLHGGVRGFDKHVWSATPVTRPDGADSLLLSRLSPDDEEGYPGNVSVSVTYTLTADNALVIDSEASTDRATPLSLTHHSYFNLSGHDAGSVADHTLQINADAFAPADATMTLLGLREPVTPANDFRQPRRLGDAIPHLHQRHGDLYFLPAASGLREVARLSDPASGRVITVRTTESCLQLYVGTALSNPHTGLCLECEGYPDGPNTPALGDIILRPGHPQRHTTRYAFTTAP
- a CDS encoding NADH:ubiquinone reductase (Na(+)-transporting) subunit F — its product is MSDHAVLPVPTKLDYSLTGESATRAIERGLAEAEWYQCPIPRETMRKLLERRDGPALRDTLLWFVLILGSAYATYALWGSWWAALPYAFYAVLYASTSDSRWHEAGHGTAFKTDWMNNVLYEIASFMVMRESTVWRWSHTRHHSDTIIVGRDPEIAVPRPPDLKALLLGFFNVNVYPCYFKKIFRHASGRMSADEKTYIPETEFSKIYLKARVSVAIYATAIATAIVTRSILPLLFVGLANIFGSWLMVVYGLTQHTGLAENVLDHRLNCRTVYMNFIHRYLYWNMNYHVEHHMFPLVPYHNLPQLHAAVKDDCPTPYPSLFSAWREIIPSVLRQVKDPAYHVKRVLPAPKSRAASNSPLPAPRSPLPDAQGWIEVCAAADLGPSDVIRFDHGKKTYALYRDDERKLYATDGICTHGNTHLADGLVKGKIVECPKHNGRFNLADGSPARAPVCRGLATYPLEERSGRLWLNVAHSGGSGARSEKTYHLRVVSNRNVATFIKELVLEPIDTSEKIAFTPGDYLQLDIPAYAEIRFADFDIPEPYASVWRTQHVFDLVAKNPEAVRRNNYSLASNQASERVLRFNVRIATPPPGQACPPGVGSAYVFSLKSGDTVTAIGPFGDFHPKPTQREMVYIGGGAGMAPLRAHLSQLFETEHTARRVSFWYGARSKQEIFYEDYFQTIAAAHPNFAFHLALSSPLPEDAWTGHTGFIHDVVLEKYLRAHANPKAVEYYLCGPPMMIKACVKVLTDLGVPAHQIAYDEF
- a CDS encoding ISAs1 family transposase, with product MDGVRAAAHRVAATQEHEWFDQQLRDRHYLGPGQPVGDYLRQVVERGGQAVALLVWGPACYALKDRDQWIGWSATTRVECLSLIVQNRRFLLLTPKGGEPNLASQVLGLVLRELADQWHTQFGYTPLLAETFTNPESFEGTCYKASNWTAAGTTAGYSRHRADFYVANDSPKKLWLRELMSGARRCLREADLPEVHRAGLRAAPSGTMPLLAVQRGSLLELLRTVPDPRGANTRYRIAPVLTLVAMALMAGRREIAEIARFATTLSQAQRRELCLPRKVGTKAFWTVPGYSVFYQVLTRLDPAAFAEKLSGWLAAQVGSLPAALAMDGKMIRDQVGLLTLADHEDGTPFTVVVIDQKEGPSRSEQPSATQAIINGPALDEKVVTADALHCQKDTARAIVERGGDYLLQLKGNQPKMHAYAQACEGPLAPPFFLPTPNPAKDASTSGS